The following coding sequences are from one Portunus trituberculatus isolate SZX2019 chromosome 6, ASM1759143v1, whole genome shotgun sequence window:
- the LOC123518651 gene encoding protein tramtrack, beta isoform-like has product MCGVCGRVCSNKYTLRTHIEDRHTGTPQLVTCPHCGKEYSSKNSLFSHISRYHRDREPGHVPLPSVHLLDNPQGPSQGYTSPAAPVSRVPPPPSLSDHKLFWSSSFSSEPSSSSSSAGVPSCPLPRLPPP; this is encoded by the coding sequence ATGTGTGGCGTGTGCGGGCGTGTGTGTTCTAACAAGTACACGCTACGCACACACATTGAAGATCGGCACACGGGCACACCACAGCTAGTCACCTGCCCGCACTGTGGCAAGGAATACTCCTCAAAGAACTCCCTCTTCTCCCACATCTCCCGCTACCACAGGGACAGAGAGCCCGGCCACGTCCCCCTGCCCTCAGTACACCTCCTGGACAACCCTCAGGGGCCTAGCCAGGGGTACACGTCGCCGGCAGCCCCTGTGTCCAGGGTCCCGCCGCCGCCTTCTCTCTCAGATCACAAGCTGTTTTGGAGTTCATCGTTTTCTTCCGagccttcctcctcgtcctcgtctgcTGGTGTCCCCTcgtgtcctcttcctcgtcttcctccgccctag